ATCAGCTTTCAATTCCATCACATCAGCTTGCAACAAAATCATTTGTAACAAGTCGTCAACATTTTCACCAGTTTTAGCAGAAATATTAACAAAAATTGTGTCACCACCGTAATCTTCTGGAATTAAGTTGTACTTCATCAACTGTTCTGTAACGTGTTGTGGGTTTGCACCTGGAGCATCCATCTTGTTGATTGCTACGATAATTGGCACTTTAGCACTCTTAGCGTGGTCAATAGCTTCAATTGTCTGTGGCATTACACCGTCATCGGCAGCAACAACCAAGACAACAATATCAGTTATTTCAGCACCACGCTCACGCATGTTTGAAAAGGCTGCATGTCCTGGGGTATCCAAGAAGGTAATCAAATGATCGCCAACATGAACTTGGTAAGCACCAATCTTCTGAGTGATACCACCTGCTTCATGAGCAGAAACATGTGTGTGTCGTAAGCGGTCAAGTAAAGTTGTCTTACCGTGGTCAACGTGACCCATGATTGTAACAACTGGTGGACGCTTAACCTGGTTTTTTGATTCTTTAGATGCTTCCATGCGTTTACTGTAAAGCGTATCAATATCAGAAATATCCTCATGAACCTTTTCTTCTGCATTAATACCGTATTCAGCAGCAATCAATTCAATCGTATCTTTATCTAAAGATTGGTTTTGGTTAGTCATTACACCAAGCATAAATAGCTTCTTAACGATTTCTGCTGGTTCACGGTGCAAAATTTTACCCAAATCTTGAGCATTCATACCAACTTCGTATACCAATGTTTCTGGTAATGGACGCTCTTTTCTCTGAGTTGGTTGCTTTTTTGGCGTTTGGTCAATTTGACGACGCTTATTTTTACGCTTACGACGTTCTTGACGGTCAGAATGATTGTTACTACCATTATTGCCAAAAGTTTGATTTCTACCCTTACGACCAGGTTTACCAGAATTACGTGAAGTATAGCCATTACCACGGCGCTTTTCTTCCTTAACTGGCTCTGGACCAGCATTATTAACTACTGGTTGTTGTCTAGGGACTGGTTCGTTCTGCTTCATTCTTGCTGGCGAAGGCTTAATAATCTTTGGACCAATAACCTTTGTCTCAGTTGTCTTTTCTTTTGCAGGTACCTTAGGTGCTGCAGCATTATTTTTAACTTTTTCAGTTGCCTTAGGATTTTGCAAATGCTCATGATAAGCCTTACGTGCCTTGTCAGCCTGCTTATTCAAATTGCTTTGCTCAACACGCTGCTTTTGCTTTAATTGCTTAAGCAAATCTTGAGCTGCTGGCTTAGAAGTATGCGCATTGGAATTAGTATTATTACTTGAACGGCGGTCTTGGTTACGCTCTTGCGAGTTACGGTTATTAGGCCGGCGATTGTTTCTGCGGCGATTATTATTTCTATTGCCAGTTTCTTCATGCTTCTTCTCATTCTTACGAATAGAAGTGACAGAAACCTTGATTTTGCTGCTCTTTTTAGCAGTCTTCTCTTGCTTTTTAGCGGGAGCGGAGCTATGGAAACTACCCTTTAATTGACTTACTTGTGAATCTTCTAGTGATGACATATGGTTTTTAACATCAAAGCCGAGGTCCTTTGCTTTTTTAACCACAACTTTATTATCGATGCCTAATTCTTTTGCAATTTCGTAAATTCTTTTTTTAGCCATCCCAATCACACTCCTTCATTAATCTTTTGTCCTAATGCCTTACAAAAACCAGCGTCAGTTAAGCCCAACACCTTACGTTCTTTACCAATTGCATGCGACATCTCATCGCTGCTAAATTCAGTAATAACCTTAACGTCATTCTGCTTAGCTGCTCTAGTGATCTTCTCACTTGTATCGGCATGGCTATCATTAGCCAAAATAACTATCTTGATTTGCTTTGCTTTAAGGCCAACTAACACAATTTCAAGCCCAGAAACTAATTTTCCAGCTCGTTGAGCAAGCCCAAGCAAATTTAATGCTTTTTGTCTATTTTGCAAATTTATTTATCACCAAACAATTCTTTTCTTGCCTTTTGATGATCCACATAAGAATACAGGTCTTCATAAAATGCGTCTGGAACTTTGGCACCTAGGCTTCGTTCTAAAACACCTTTTTCTTGTGCAAACTTGATCTTACTTGGATCTAGTGATACATATGCACCGCGTCCCGGTTTTTTACCGCTAGGATCAACAGAGACATTCTTGTCCTTGTCAATCACAATCCGCACTAATTCCTTTTTAGGCTGCATGGTATCAGTTAATAGATCTTTCCGCATTGGAATTTTTCTTTTTTTCAAAAGAACTCACCCCTAGACTTATTCTTCGTCTGCTTCTTCTTCAGGTTCAGCTAACTCTTCTTGCTCTTCTGCATCATCAACCTGAGCTTCTAAATCATCATCAGTAGCTTCGACTTCTTCAGCGACTTCAGTTTCAGTGTCAACAGCAACAGTTTCATCAGTTGTGTTTTCTGCTACTTCTGCAGCTTCTTCATTATCTTCGTTGGCAGCTTTGCTACTTTCATCAACAAATTCAACTTCAGATTCTGGTCTAATATCAATCTTGTAACCAGTTAAGCGAGCAGCTAAACGAACATTTTGACCCTTCTTACCAATTGCTAGCGATAATTGATAATCAGGAACAATTACAAGAGCACTCTTTTCATCTTCGTCATCGCCAAATTGAACAGCAATAACTTCAGCTGGATTAAGCGCATTGGCAATAAAGTCTGACGGGTCTTCTTCGTACTTAACGACGTCAATGTTTTCACCGTCAAGTTCATTAACCACATTTTGCACCCGGGCACCACGCTGACCAACACAAGTACCAACAGGATCAATGTTAGGATCATTTGACTTCACCGCAATCTTGGTCCGATCGCCTGCTTCACGGGCAATCGAAACAATCTCGACAGTACCATCAAAAATTTCTGGGACTTCTTGCTCAAACAAGCGTTTGACCATATTTGGTGCAGTTCGAGAAACAGTGATTTGCGCACCCTTAGAATCAGAACCAACATGAGTTACAAGAACACGAATTTGGTCTTGAGGGTTGTAAGTTTCGTTAGGCATTTGGTCATTGTGTGGCATAACAGCCTCAACATTACCAATTTTAACATAAACGAAGCGATTATCACGTCTTTCAACTGTACCAGTAATCAGTTCATCCTCATATTGTGAATACTCATCAATGATGTGATTGCGTTCAGCTTCGCGTAAATGTTGCATGATGACTTGTTTAGCAGTTTGCGCAGCAATCCGACCGAAGTCCTTTGGTGCAACTTCAAAACGAATTTCGTCGCCAACTTCATAAGCTTTATTGATGTTTAAGGCATCCTTTAAACTATATTCAAGTCGTTCATCATGAACCTCATCAACAACAGTCTTAACTGCTAGTAATTTAAAATTACCTTTGCGTTCATCAAATTCAACTTCAACATTTTGTGCTTGATTATAGTTCTTTTTGTAAGCAGCAACAAGAGCTGCCTTAATTGCTTCGACAATAACGTCTTGCTTGATACCCTTTGTCTTCTCTAAAGTAGCAAACGCCTCTAGCATTTCTTTAGACATAAGTTTAATCAGCCTTTCTAAAATTCAATTGCAAAACGGATATTTGCAATCAACTTGCGAGGAATAGTTAATCGTTTCCGTCTCGTCTTAATCTTTATTTCTAACTCGATTTCATCATCATTAAATGACTTGAGCGTACCCTCATAATTCTTTTCACCGTCAAGCTTTTGATAAAGGCCAACATGAATGTAATTATCAAGGGCTTTTTGCCAATCCTTCTTCGTTTTAATTGGTCGCTCAACACCGGGTGAAGATACTTCTAAAACGTAAGGTTCAGGGAACGGATCAGGCTCAATCTCGTCAAGTTTAGTTGAAACCAGTTCACTAAGCCCGACGATTTCATCCATATCAATTCCGTTTTCACGGTCAACATATATTCTTAAATAATTTTGGCCTTTTTCTTTTACGTATTCAATGTCCACCAACTCGTCATTGCGCTGTGCAATTATTGGTTTAATTTCTGTAAGAACAAGATCTGTAACTTTCGCCAAATATTTTCCTCCGTAATAAAAAGAGTGAGCAAAAAATACTGCTCACTCGAATTAATTATCCGAACTTCTAAATAAGTATACCATATTTTAACATCAATGTTCAATCAAAAACTTTTCTCGGTTAGCGTCAACTTTTTGCAATTTCGCCTCTCAGCTTTAGATCTGTTAAATCCTTGACCATTAACTTAGGCAAATTGCTTTTCATTCCATTCCTCATTAATCTAATAGCTATACCAGATAGACTTTCAGCTACCTGAACCCGTGTTTGGTTGCCCTCATCAGTTAACTGCCAATTATGAATTGCAAAAGCTCCAATTGTTTTTCCAGTCCAGCCAAAAAGATGACTTGTACATGTATGAACGGTTGATTTATATGTTAAACCATTCGACTTCCAAACAAACTGTGAATTTTCTTTAATCGGATAATTACTTTTTACTCTGACATAATTAATGTCACTTCTCCATGCTGTCCAATTCTTAATATCAGACAATACTTTCATCACAGTTTGGCTGTCTGCATCTATTAAAATGTTACTGCTAGCACTAACAATAGCATTATCATCAACATTAATATTAAAATTCTTCATTTATTATCACCTGATGATATTTTACTCAATTTTAAAAGTCAGTGTCAAACATCCTAAGATAGTTAGTAGATAGAAGTATAACAATACTTTTATCTACTTTTTCTTTTACAATTAAGGTTGAAGTCGAGGTCGTCATAAAAAGTAAATCTTTGAATTCAAATGTCAAACGAGTCCATAAATATTTCCCCTACCAACCTGTATAGTATCAAGGCTGCCAATTTTCCGCATTTCTTCACGAAAGTCAACATCATTATAATCGACATTGAACTACAGATTAGACTCAACAGCCTTGTATATCAAAGTATCATTATCTCCTTTGGTTAACTTAAAAACTGTAACACTGTAAATTTAACCCTTGATTAATCTATTCATTGCCTCTTCAACCTCCACGTATGACAGATAATTATCCCGAAACTTCTTAGCCTCACTCATCATCGGCAATTGCTGCTGCCGAATTTCTGCTTCTGCCTTATCAGTCGCAATCCCCAATTGGTTAGCGAGATAAAATTGCAGCGGTGCCGAATGAATGTGGTTGTACACGACCTTAAAATCATGACCAGCACCATACTTTTCTTGAGCACCCGATAATTCATGCAGCAAATGCTCCTTTTGGTTAGGGTGCCCCGACTGATTAGCAATATTCTTGCTAGAATAAAGTGAACGCTTAGTATTTAAACTGATATCGTCATTATTGGGATTAGTAAAATTGCTGATAATATCTTTTGCTTGTTTAATGGTTATCATTTCTTGCCTTCAATCAACTAAATCAAATCTTTTACTTATATTATATCTAGATAGATTGGTAAAAGTGAAACAAAAAATAGAATAATTCCTTTTCCTTGAAATTAATCATACACAAAAAATCGCTAGTCCAATGACTAACGATTTTCTTATATTAAATATCAAATAATGACAATTGATTTTGGTCAGGCATCCCTTCCAGAACGCCATTGTCTTCTAAATAGTCCATAATTGTTTGCGAAACTTTACCGCGCTTAGACAAATCTTCTTTTGACAAGAATTTTTGCTCAGCACGAGCTGCAACAATTTGTTTAGCCGCGTTATTACCAAGTCCGGGTACGGCATTGAATGGCGCTAAAATCGTGTGTTGGTCAAGAATCTTAAAATTAGTTGCTTCTGACTGGTTGATGTCAACCATCTTAATCTTAATTCCTCGCTCCAGACACTCATTAGCAATCTCAAGCACCGTCAATAAACTCTTGTCTTTAGCAGAAGCATCATTACCCTTGTCTTGAATGTCGGCCATTGCCTTTTTGACCGTATTTTTACCATGGCTCATCGCAACCAAGTCGAATAAGTCAGCCCGCACTGAGAAGTAAGCCGTGTAATAAATCTCGGGATAGTAAACCTTGAACCACGCAATCCGCAGCGCCATTAAAATGTAGGCAGTAGCGTGCGCCTTCGGGAACATATACTTGATTTTAAGACATGACGGGATATACCAGTTCGGAATCTTGTCATTTTTCTTCAAGACAGCCATGTCATCGTCGCTAATTCCGCGACCATGACGCACAGATTCCATTGTCGAAAAGGCAACTTCTGGCTTAACACCCCAGTGAATCAAGTCCATCATAATGTTGTCCCGACAACCAATTACGTTCTTCAGCTTGCAAGTACCGTCATTAATCAATTCCTCGGCGTTTCCGAGCCACACATCAGTACCATGTGACAGTCCAGAAATCTGCAATAATTCTGAAAAAGTCGTTGGTTTAGTCTCTTCAAGCATCCCCCGAACAAATCTAGTACCAAACTCTGGAACGCCTAAGGTACCCGTTTCTGATTGAATTTGTTCTGGCTTGACACCCAAAATCTTCGGACTAGAAAACAGCGACATGACACCCGGATCATCAGGTGGAATTGTCAATGGATCAATTCCTGATAAGTCCTGCAACATTCTGATCATCGTCGGGTCATCGTGCCCCAGAATATCAAACTTCAAGATATTATCATGAATGGAATGGAAGTCAAAGTGCGTCGTCAACCACGCCGCATTGACATCATCGGCAGGATATTGCACAGGTGTAAAATCATAAATGTCCATATCATCAGGCACAACAACAATTCCCGCGGGGTGCTGTCCAGTTGTTCGTTTAACACCACTGACACCAGCAGCTAATCTGTCAAGCTCGGCACCACGCAGGTTCAACTCTTGTTCTTCGTCATAATGTTTGGCATAACCATACGCGGTCTTGTCCGCCACCGTGGCAATTGTCCCAGCCCGATAAGAATTATCCGGCCCAAACATGACTCGAATAAAGTTATGCGCCACTGGCTGATAGTCACCCGAAAAGTTCAAATCAATATCGGGAACCTTATCACCGTGAAAGCCCAAGAAAGTAGCAAACGGAATATCCTGCCCATCTTTGACTAGTTCAGCACCACATTTTGGGCATTTTTTATCAGGCAAATCATAGCCTGAGCCATATTCACCATTCTCAAAGAACTTGGAATATTTACACTTTGGACAGCGGTAATGTGGCGCCAACGGATTAACTTCCGTAATTCCTGACATGGTTGCAACCAGACTTGAACCAACGGACCCTCGCGAGCCAACTAGGTAGCCATCTTTGTTAGACTTGGCAACTAACCGCTGTGAAATCAAGTAAATAACTGCATAACCATTGGAAATAATTGAGTTTAATTCCATTTCCAAACGGTCTTGGACGATTTTTGGTAGTGGCTGGCCATAGAGCTCATAAGCCTTATCGTAAGTCAACCGCTTCATTTCTTCATCGGCATTATCAATGTGCGGTGGGAACAGTCCATCCTTGATGGGTGCAATCTCCTCAGTTGCTGCCGCGATCTTATTCGGATTGGTAATGACAATCTCTTTAGCAGCTTCTTCACCAAGAAAACTAAAGGCATTAAGCATCTCTTGCGTGGTATAAAAGTGTAGGTCAGGCTGCGTTTTGTTGCGATCAGGATTACTTCGCTGCGCAGAAATTAAAATTGTGCGGTAAATAGCATCATGCTTTTCAACATAATGGGCATCCCCCGTAGCCACAACCGGCTTATTTAATTCCTTACCCAACTTATAAATATTGGTCAAAATCTCTTCTAACTCTGCTTCATCGCTAATCAAGTGGTCCACAATCATTTGCGCATAATTTGCAGGTGGTTGAACCTCAAGATAATCATAAAACTTGGCCTTTTTACGGGCCTCATCATAACCCTTTTGCATCATGGCAACAAAGACATCACCTTGCAAACAACCAGAACCATATAATAAGCCTTCATGATATTGCGCTAAGTCTGACTTAGGTGTCCGTGGTATCCGATAAAAGTCTTTGGTGCTGGCTATTGAAATTAAACGGTACATGTTTTTAAGTCCCGCCTGATTTTTAGCCAAAATCGTCATGTGTGACGGCCGCGCCCGCTTAAAGACCTGACCATGAGCAGCGTAATCATTCATCTTGCCTAGGTCATCTTCATCAAACTTGGCATTAAATGCATCAAGCAGCTTAAACATCAAATAACCTGTTGCTTCTGCATCCTGATTAGCACGGTGGTGATGTTCCAAGACGACATTGTACTTTTTAGCTAGCGAATCCAGTGTATGCCGGGTTTGTTCTGGGTGCAACAAGCGCGATACTTCTAGTGTATCGACAACTGGCTGTGTAATCTCTTGAAGACCAGTTCTTCTTAGTGCTGCATTAACAAAGCCAACATCAAACTGAACGTTGTGCCCACATAAAGGCCGCTCGCCATAAAAATCTTGAAATTGTTTAATAACAACCGCCTCATCGTCAGCTGCCCCAACCTGCTCGTCAGTAATCGAAGTTAAATTAATTGTTTGCTCACTTAACGGGTGGTGAGGATTAATAAACTTATCAAAACGCTCAATGACTTCGCCGTCTTTCATCTTGACGGCTCCAATTTCAATAATTGTGTCGTAAACCGATGATAGACCCGTGGTTTCCACATCAAAAATAACAAATTCGCGGTTTTCATAAGTCATTGGTGCCGGATTTAATACAAGCAGCGCATGATCGTCAATCATGTTGGCTTCAACGCCATAAACAATCTTAATCCCGTTTTTCTTACCAACATTATATGCTTCAGGAAATGATTGAACATCAGCGTGGTCAGTAATTGCAATCGCCTTTTGGCCAAACTTTTTAGCAGCAAGAATAAAGTCTGTTGCCGTATTAGTAGCATCAAGTTGACTCATATTAGTGTGCAAATGCAGCTCAACACGTTTTTCTTCACCTTGATATTCTTCGGTTCGCCCAACATGCTCAACAACTTCAAAACTAGAAATATTAAAGACAACATCGTGTTGCCATTGGTCATCAGCAGCTGAACCCTGCATTTTAGCCCAAGTACCTGGCTTCAATTCTGAAACACTCTTAATTTGTTCTTTATCAGAAACAAACTTTTTAAAAGAAATTGAGTCGCTATAATCTGTAATTTCACCGGTAAAAATAATTGCGCCGGACTTTAATTCCCGACTTTCAGTATTAAAAATATTACCTTCGATAACGACATTTCTAGTACCATCAACTACATCTTTAATTTGCGTAATTGGCAGACTTTCATCAAGCTTACGGTTGCCATAACGTGTCTTCTTAGTTGGATAAGCCTGCGGCTTTGGCCTTTCTTTAGACGGCGCCGCATTATAGGCTTCCTGCATGCTCTGCTCATGTTGCTCTTGCAACTGCTGCAGACTAGCCAAATTGCTTTGCGTGTTTTGTTCGTCAAGCTGCGTTACAAATTTTAGGTTAAAGAAACCAAAGTCACGCATTTCTTCTGCTAGCTGATCCAACATTTTTTGTTCAATTAAGCCATCAACCACTAAATTATCAACGGGAATAATCCAACGCCCATCTTCTTTTTTAGGCTTATGGCTGGAAATTAACTCACGAGCAACCGGCTGCAAAAAGTCCGAATTCTGTACGACATAGTGCCAATAATCTGTTAGATAATCATCAGCACCATCTTCAGTTCGAATAAAAAGCCGCGTTTTAACAAAAGAAGCAAAGCTCGCGTTAATTGCCTTATTCAAAGCCGCATAAGTTTCAAATTTTAGCGGAGTAGTAAAAAGAACATGGATATCCCACTTATGTTCTTTAGCGTATACATCCACGTTCTCAATTTCACCCTTTTGAAGCAAATCATTATCCGCGAATTGTTCCGGAAAATGAATTTGCTCTAAAAGATGTAAGAAAAGTTTGTTTTTATCAGTCACGAAAAATTATCCTAACTCTTTATTTACAAAACTATCTAATTCAGCAACTGTAACTTCACTAGCTTTGTCATCAGTTGGGCGTTTAACTTCAACGATGCCTTCACTAGCTTTTTTACCAATCGTAATTCGAATTGGCGCACCAACCAAATCGGCATCGGCAAATTTAACACCAGCACGTTCATTACGGTCATCATATAAAACATCGTAATTAGTACTGTATTTTTGTTCTAATTCTTCAGCCAACTTGGTTTGAGTATCGTCCTTCATCTTCATTTGAACAATGTGCACTGCAAATGGTGCAATTTCTTTAGGCCAAGCAATCCCAAATTTAGTTGCGTGCTGTTCAACAACTGCTGATAACATTCTAGTCACACCAATTCCGTATGAACCCATGATTACTGGTTGAGTTTTACCATTCTGATCTAAGAAATCAGCACCCATGGTCTCAGTGTAGTAAGTTCCAAGCTTGAAAATGTGGCCAACTTCAATTGAGGTTGTAAATTTCAATGGTAAGTGGTCAACTGGGTCAGGTTCGCCCTCATTAGCAACTCGAATATCACCAAATTGCTCAACTTTGAAGTCTCGGTTAAGGTTAGCATTCTTCAATTGGTAACCAGTCTTATTGGCACCAACAACAACATTGTAAAGACCTTTCACTGTATTATCAGCAACAATCTTATCAGCCCAATCAGCATTAACTGGGCCTACGCCGCCCTTCGCAGCACCAGTAATCGCCTGTAATTCTTCGTCGGTTGCTACTCGCAAAGAATCAGCATCAAGTAAATGGGTCAATTTGATTTCATTTACTTTCTTATCACCGCGAATTAAAACTAGCACGTGCTCTTTTTCATCGACAATATAAAGGACACTCTTAACAATTCTGGTAGCCGGTACGTTCATAAAGTCAACTAAGTCAGCAATTGTTTCCTGATCAGGAGTTGCAACTTCAGTCATTGCTTGCAATTCTTCTGGGTCTTGCTTAAATGTATCGTCACTCACTGCCATCTCAAGGTTAGCTGAATAAGTACCAGTTTCATTGGTTGCAATTGTATCTTCACCAATTGCAGCTGGTGCTTGAAATTCGGTTGAGTTTTTACCACCCATTGTGCCTGAGTCGGCGATTACTGGGTTTACTTGAACACCACAACGACGATAAATTGCTTCAAAAGCACGTTTTTCATCATCAAATTGTTCATCAAGTTGATCCCGTGTTGCCGCAAAACTGTATGCATCAAGCATGATAAATTCACGTCCGCGCAATAGACCAAATCGAGGCCGGTTTTCATCACGGTACTTAGTTTGGATTTGGTACAGTGCGATTGGCATTTGCTTGTAACTCTTAATATTTTTAGCGACAATCTCAGTAAAAGTTTCCTCGTGAGTTGGCCCCAAAATACTTTCACGACCATGACGGTCCTTTAGACGGAACATTTCTGGACCATATTTTTGCAAACGACCAGATTCTTCCCAGAGTGAAGCTGGCAGAAAATGTGGCATTGACATTTCTGGCACGTTAATCTTGGCCATTTCTTCTTCCATAATGTTTTCAGCCTTGCGTAAAACGCGGTAGCCTAATGGCAAATATGCATAAACTCCAGCTGTAACTTGGCGAATATAACCACCACGCAACATTAACTGATGACTTTTAGCCACAGCATCAGAAGGTGCCTCTTTCAATGTCGGCATAAATAATTTAGATTGACGCATTAATTTTCTCCCAAGAAAAATAAAAATTTTCTATTTAATAAAGTAACGATAAATATCATTACCAGTAACTGCAATAATTAGAACTAACAATAAGCCAAAACCAATCAGTTCAACCATTGCTTCGTGGTCCTCAGAAATTGGCTTTCTGCGGATAATTTCAATAATATTAAGCAAGAATTTACCACCATCAAGACCAGGAATTGGAATTAGATTGACAATTCCTAAATTGATTGAAATCATTGCTAAAAAGGCAAGAATGTATGAAAAACCCATTTTGGAAACCTGCGATGTTTCCGAATAAATACCAACTGGACCAGATAATTTATTTAAACTGAAGTGTCTAAATAATCCGCCAACAGCATTAAAAATCAAACCAGTGGTAGAAACAGCAATATCCCAGCCGCGCTTAAGTTTTACATTAGCACGATCATCACTGCGGGCCAAAATTCCAATTTGGTAACTCGTTTGTCCCTGCTGCTTTACTGCTTTTGGTTTCACCTTGACAGTTTCTTTTTGACCATTCTTAAGTAAAGTAATAGCAATCGTCTTACCTTTACTCCGATCCACTTGCGTTGCAA
The sequence above is a segment of the Lactobacillus sp. ESL0677 genome. Coding sequences within it:
- the infB gene encoding translation initiation factor IF-2, coding for MAKKRIYEIAKELGIDNKVVVKKAKDLGFDVKNHMSSLEDSQVSQLKGSFHSSAPAKKQEKTAKKSSKIKVSVTSIRKNEKKHEETGNRNNNRRRNNRRPNNRNSQERNQDRRSSNNTNSNAHTSKPAAQDLLKQLKQKQRVEQSNLNKQADKARKAYHEHLQNPKATEKVKNNAAAPKVPAKEKTTETKVIGPKIIKPSPARMKQNEPVPRQQPVVNNAGPEPVKEEKRRGNGYTSRNSGKPGRKGRNQTFGNNGSNNHSDRQERRKRKNKRRQIDQTPKKQPTQRKERPLPETLVYEVGMNAQDLGKILHREPAEIVKKLFMLGVMTNQNQSLDKDTIELIAAEYGINAEEKVHEDISDIDTLYSKRMEASKESKNQVKRPPVVTIMGHVDHGKTTLLDRLRHTHVSAHEAGGITQKIGAYQVHVGDHLITFLDTPGHAAFSNMRERGAEITDIVVLVVAADDGVMPQTIEAIDHAKSAKVPIIVAINKMDAPGANPQHVTEQLMKYNLIPEDYGGDTIFVNISAKTGENVDDLLQMILLQADVMELKADPKQQAIGTVVEARLSRGRGPVADLLVQQGTLHTGDPIVIGNRFGRVRVMTNDRGRQIDKATPSMPVEITGLNDVPESADKLVVFDDEKTARSVGEQRAQQALQQSRENVQHITLDNLFDTMKRENMKEVDIVLKADVQGSTEALQQSLEKIEVEGVRVNIIHAGVGAVNESDVTLAGASNGFIIGFNVRPTATAKSQAEADGVDIRLYSIIYKAIDDVKAAMQGMLEPTYEDKVVGSLTVRETWKVSKVGTIAGSFVDSGYVTRDSTVNLIRDGVVIYTGKVASLKRFKDDAKVVKQGFDCGLTIEGYNDIKIGDQLEATEKQEVKPN
- a CDS encoding ribosomal L7Ae/L30e/S12e/Gadd45 family protein — translated: MQNRQKALNLLGLAQRAGKLVSGLEIVLVGLKAKQIKIVILANDSHADTSEKITRAAKQNDVKVITEFSSDEMSHAIGKERKVLGLTDAGFCKALGQKINEGV
- a CDS encoding YlxR family protein, producing MKKRKIPMRKDLLTDTMQPKKELVRIVIDKDKNVSVDPSGKKPGRGAYVSLDPSKIKFAQEKGVLERSLGAKVPDAFYEDLYSYVDHQKARKELFGDK
- the nusA gene encoding transcription termination factor NusA, producing the protein MSKEMLEAFATLEKTKGIKQDVIVEAIKAALVAAYKKNYNQAQNVEVEFDERKGNFKLLAVKTVVDEVHDERLEYSLKDALNINKAYEVGDEIRFEVAPKDFGRIAAQTAKQVIMQHLREAERNHIIDEYSQYEDELITGTVERRDNRFVYVKIGNVEAVMPHNDQMPNETYNPQDQIRVLVTHVGSDSKGAQITVSRTAPNMVKRLFEQEVPEIFDGTVEIVSIAREAGDRTKIAVKSNDPNIDPVGTCVGQRGARVQNVVNELDGENIDVVKYEEDPSDFIANALNPAEVIAVQFGDDEDEKSALVIVPDYQLSLAIGKKGQNVRLAARLTGYKIDIRPESEVEFVDESSKAANEDNEEAAEVAENTTDETVAVDTETEVAEEVEATDDDLEAQVDDAEEQEELAEPEEEADEE
- the rimP gene encoding ribosome maturation factor RimP, which produces MAKVTDLVLTEIKPIIAQRNDELVDIEYVKEKGQNYLRIYVDRENGIDMDEIVGLSELVSTKLDEIEPDPFPEPYVLEVSSPGVERPIKTKKDWQKALDNYIHVGLYQKLDGEKNYEGTLKSFNDDEIELEIKIKTRRKRLTIPRKLIANIRFAIEF
- a CDS encoding SRPBCC family protein, translated to MKNFNINVDDNAIVSASSNILIDADSQTVMKVLSDIKNWTAWRSDINYVRVKSNYPIKENSQFVWKSNGLTYKSTVHTCTSHLFGWTGKTIGAFAIHNWQLTDEGNQTRVQVAESLSGIAIRLMRNGMKSNLPKLMVKDLTDLKLRGEIAKS
- a CDS encoding PolC-type DNA polymerase III yields the protein MTDKNKLFLHLLEQIHFPEQFADNDLLQKGEIENVDVYAKEHKWDIHVLFTTPLKFETYAALNKAINASFASFVKTRLFIRTEDGADDYLTDYWHYVVQNSDFLQPVARELISSHKPKKEDGRWIIPVDNLVVDGLIEQKMLDQLAEEMRDFGFFNLKFVTQLDEQNTQSNLASLQQLQEQHEQSMQEAYNAAPSKERPKPQAYPTKKTRYGNRKLDESLPITQIKDVVDGTRNVVIEGNIFNTESRELKSGAIIFTGEITDYSDSISFKKFVSDKEQIKSVSELKPGTWAKMQGSAADDQWQHDVVFNISSFEVVEHVGRTEEYQGEEKRVELHLHTNMSQLDATNTATDFILAAKKFGQKAIAITDHADVQSFPEAYNVGKKNGIKIVYGVEANMIDDHALLVLNPAPMTYENREFVIFDVETTGLSSVYDTIIEIGAVKMKDGEVIERFDKFINPHHPLSEQTINLTSITDEQVGAADDEAVVIKQFQDFYGERPLCGHNVQFDVGFVNAALRRTGLQEITQPVVDTLEVSRLLHPEQTRHTLDSLAKKYNVVLEHHHRANQDAEATGYLMFKLLDAFNAKFDEDDLGKMNDYAAHGQVFKRARPSHMTILAKNQAGLKNMYRLISIASTKDFYRIPRTPKSDLAQYHEGLLYGSGCLQGDVFVAMMQKGYDEARKKAKFYDYLEVQPPANYAQMIVDHLISDEAELEEILTNIYKLGKELNKPVVATGDAHYVEKHDAIYRTILISAQRSNPDRNKTQPDLHFYTTQEMLNAFSFLGEEAAKEIVITNPNKIAAATEEIAPIKDGLFPPHIDNADEEMKRLTYDKAYELYGQPLPKIVQDRLEMELNSIISNGYAVIYLISQRLVAKSNKDGYLVGSRGSVGSSLVATMSGITEVNPLAPHYRCPKCKYSKFFENGEYGSGYDLPDKKCPKCGAELVKDGQDIPFATFLGFHGDKVPDIDLNFSGDYQPVAHNFIRVMFGPDNSYRAGTIATVADKTAYGYAKHYDEEQELNLRGAELDRLAAGVSGVKRTTGQHPAGIVVVPDDMDIYDFTPVQYPADDVNAAWLTTHFDFHSIHDNILKFDILGHDDPTMIRMLQDLSGIDPLTIPPDDPGVMSLFSSPKILGVKPEQIQSETGTLGVPEFGTRFVRGMLEETKPTTFSELLQISGLSHGTDVWLGNAEELINDGTCKLKNVIGCRDNIMMDLIHWGVKPEVAFSTMESVRHGRGISDDDMAVLKKNDKIPNWYIPSCLKIKYMFPKAHATAYILMALRIAWFKVYYPEIYYTAYFSVRADLFDLVAMSHGKNTVKKAMADIQDKGNDASAKDKSLLTVLEIANECLERGIKIKMVDINQSEATNFKILDQHTILAPFNAVPGLGNNAAKQIVAARAEQKFLSKEDLSKRGKVSQTIMDYLEDNGVLEGMPDQNQLSLFDI